The following is a genomic window from Synechococcus sp. JA-2-3B'a(2-13).
CGATCCCTCCCTGCCAGCCGCAAGTGCAGGGCTTGCGCGGTGTTGAGCGGTGTTGGAAATTCGCTTGACTCAACGGGTCTGTTGCCGCGCCCACTCACGGAACTGTTGTAACCGCTCACAACCCTTCTTCCTCGAGGGCCTGGACGTTTTGCACAATCCGGGAGAGCTCGTTTTTCTCATCCACATTGATGCGGGTCGGGGATCCGCTGATGATGCGCTCGTAGCCCCGGAAGGAATCGCGGATTTGGATGCCTGCGTTGGAGATCAGGTACTCGCGGATCCCTTTGTCGTGCCAGGATCCCCGCATTTTGAAGACGTTGAGGGCGCGGGCCATTTCTCCGCGGATCTCCACGTATTGCAGCAGGATAATCGTGTCGGTGATGGTGGAAATATGGGATTCGGTGATGGAATGGGATCCCATGAATTGGTCGGTGGTGTTGGTGAAAAAGCCGGTGATCTCCTCCTGCTTGGCCAGGCCAGTTACCCCGATTACAAACTGGCGGAAGGCATTTTGGCTCACTCCCCGCGCCAGGGCTGACAGGGAGTCGATGGCCATGCGGGAGGGCTTGAAGGCCATCATCTCGGTTTTGATCTTCTGCAGGTGGTCTTCCAGGCCGGCAGATTCTGGGTAGGCGCAGATGATCTTGAGGAGGCCCTGCCGCTCGAACTCTTCCAGGTCAATGCCCCAGGAGGAGGCGTTGCGGGACAGCTGCGCCCGCGACTCTTCGTAGGCAAAGAGAATGCAGCGTTCCCCATCCAGGCAGCCCCGCTCCAGGAATTTGCTCACCAGCGAGGTTTTGCCCGTGCCGGTGGCGCCGGTGGCCAAAATAATCGAGTCCTTGAAGAAACCGCCGCCGCACATTTCGTCCAGCTTCTCGATGCCGGAGGAGACCCGCACGTTGGAGGAGCGCTGCGTCAGCTGCATGGCTCCCAAGGGGAAGATGTTGATCCCGTCGTTGGTGATGGTGAAGGGATATTCCCCCTTCATGTGGGTGGTGCCCCGCAGCTTCAAGATCTCAATGGTGCGCCGCCGTTTCTCTCCCTCCAGGATGTTGCGCAGGATCACCACGTTGTCGGAGACGAATTCTTCCACACCGTAGCGGGCGATGGGACCGTACTCGTCGGTGCGCTCTGTGGTCATGACGGTGGTGACATTGGCCTGCTTGAGGCGGGCCGTCAGGCGGAACAGCTCCCGCCGCACCACACCGGCAGGGTCGTATTGCTGAAAGATGGCCGTCACCGAGTCGATGGAGACCCGCTTGGCTTTGTATTTGCGAATGGCGTACTGGATGCGCTCGATGAGGGCCGACAAATCAAAGTTGCCGCTCACCTCATAGCCTTCGGGATCGGGGGAGGCATCCAGGATAAACAGTTGGCCCCTGTCGATGAGGGCCTGCAGATCCCAGCCAAAGCTGGAGGCATTGCGAATGATATCGGCGGGGGTTTCCTCGAAGGTGACGAAGATCCCCGGCTCTTGATACTTCACGATGCCGTTGTAAAGGAACTGCATGGCAAACAGGGTTTTGCCGGTGCCGGAGGTGCCGCTGACCAAGGTGGTGCGTCCCAGGGGTAGCCCACCGTGACTGATGTCTTCAAAGCCCTCGATGCCCGTCTGTTTTTTGGGGATCCCTCGCAGCTCTGAGAGATCCGCCCGGTGGTTGTCTGGGGTTGGTTCGGTGGAGTCCTCTGCGGTGTTATCTTGTGGCTTTTCTGGCTCAGAAGGCCCCAATGACTGGTTCATCCCACT
Proteins encoded in this region:
- the kaiC gene encoding circadian clock protein KaiC, translating into MNQSLGPSEPEKPQDNTAEDSTEPTPDNHRADLSELRGIPKKQTGIEGFEDISHGGLPLGRTTLVSGTSGTGKTLFAMQFLYNGIVKYQEPGIFVTFEETPADIIRNASSFGWDLQALIDRGQLFILDASPDPEGYEVSGNFDLSALIERIQYAIRKYKAKRVSIDSVTAIFQQYDPAGVVRRELFRLTARLKQANVTTVMTTERTDEYGPIARYGVEEFVSDNVVILRNILEGEKRRRTIEILKLRGTTHMKGEYPFTITNDGINIFPLGAMQLTQRSSNVRVSSGIEKLDEMCGGGFFKDSIILATGATGTGKTSLVSKFLERGCLDGERCILFAYEESRAQLSRNASSWGIDLEEFERQGLLKIICAYPESAGLEDHLQKIKTEMMAFKPSRMAIDSLSALARGVSQNAFRQFVIGVTGLAKQEEITGFFTNTTDQFMGSHSITESHISTITDTIILLQYVEIRGEMARALNVFKMRGSWHDKGIREYLISNAGIQIRDSFRGYERIISGSPTRINVDEKNELSRIVQNVQALEEEGL